From a single Adhaeribacter swui genomic region:
- the asnB gene encoding asparagine synthase (glutamine-hydrolyzing): MCGISGVYAFSDKGREVLTKLKASTNALETRGPDSQGHFVFENVGLGHRRLSILDLSADGAQPMTDESGRYVIVFNGEIFNFQELKKKLVRSGYTFFSGTDTEVLLKLYITEGRNFLKKLNGFFSFAIYDKEEDSLFIARDRMGVKPLLIYKDEDHLLFASEMKAMLAFGIQRKIDYVSLYQYLQFNYIPGPASIFKGVKKLEPGHYLYIKKNRVLKKAWYRIPFDRKKAKKNPLSYEEQQKKLVTLMDEAVQRRLIADVPLGAFLSGGIDSSVIVALASRHTAHLNTFSIGYQDEPFFDETRYAQLVADKYKTNHTVFSLTNQDLYDHLFDVLNYTDEPFADSSALAVYILSKRTREKVTVALSGDGADELFAGYNKHMGDFKVRQGGFLAEAVTFLGPLWDVLPKSRNSAWGNRVRQFQRFAEGMSVSAKDRYYNWATLADEDEAGHLLNKRVRRAMAKNIYKKRKKRILEHIHEDGDINEVLYTDMQLVLPNDMLTKVDLMSMANSLEVRTPFLDYKVVNFAFSLPQASKIDKSMKKKIVQDAFRTMLPAELYQRPKHGFEVPLLKWFRNELKTLITDDLLSDAFIHAQDIFSVNEIRKLKEKLFSANPEDVHARIWALIVFQYWWKKWMA; the protein is encoded by the coding sequence ATGTGCGGAATATCAGGAGTATATGCTTTCAGTGACAAAGGACGCGAGGTTTTAACTAAACTCAAAGCTTCCACCAATGCCTTGGAAACCCGGGGACCCGATTCGCAAGGCCATTTTGTATTCGAGAATGTAGGTTTAGGCCACCGGCGCCTTTCTATTCTGGATTTAAGCGCCGATGGTGCGCAGCCCATGACCGACGAATCCGGTAGGTACGTGATCGTGTTCAACGGCGAAATTTTTAATTTTCAGGAATTAAAAAAGAAGCTGGTCCGTAGTGGCTACACTTTTTTCTCCGGCACCGATACCGAGGTGTTGCTAAAATTATACATTACCGAAGGCCGGAATTTTTTAAAAAAACTAAACGGGTTCTTTTCTTTTGCCATCTACGACAAAGAAGAAGATTCTTTGTTTATTGCCCGCGACCGGATGGGGGTGAAGCCCCTGCTCATTTACAAAGACGAAGATCATTTGCTGTTTGCCTCCGAAATGAAAGCCATGCTGGCTTTTGGCATTCAACGCAAGATTGATTATGTTTCGTTGTACCAGTACCTGCAGTTTAACTACATTCCGGGGCCGGCCTCTATATTTAAAGGCGTAAAAAAATTAGAACCCGGCCATTATTTATACATCAAGAAAAACCGGGTTTTAAAAAAAGCCTGGTACCGCATTCCCTTCGATCGCAAAAAAGCCAAGAAAAACCCTTTGTCTTACGAAGAACAACAGAAAAAGCTGGTTACCTTGATGGATGAGGCTGTGCAGCGGCGGTTAATTGCGGACGTGCCCTTGGGTGCTTTTCTCAGCGGCGGCATCGATTCGTCGGTAATTGTGGCCCTGGCCTCCCGGCACACTGCGCACCTGAATACTTTTTCTATTGGTTACCAGGACGAGCCTTTCTTCGACGAAACCCGGTACGCGCAACTAGTGGCCGATAAATACAAAACCAATCACACGGTTTTTTCTTTAACCAACCAGGATTTGTACGACCATTTGTTTGATGTATTAAATTATACCGACGAGCCTTTTGCCGATTCCTCGGCTTTGGCCGTGTATATTTTAAGTAAACGTACCCGCGAAAAAGTTACCGTGGCCTTATCGGGCGATGGCGCCGACGAGTTGTTTGCGGGCTACAACAAACACATGGGCGATTTTAAAGTGCGGCAAGGCGGCTTTCTGGCCGAAGCAGTTACTTTTCTGGGGCCGCTCTGGGATGTATTACCTAAATCGCGCAACTCGGCCTGGGGCAACCGGGTCCGCCAGTTTCAACGCTTTGCCGAGGGCATGTCGGTTTCGGCCAAAGACCGGTACTACAACTGGGCTACCCTGGCCGACGAAGACGAAGCCGGCCATTTATTAAATAAGCGGGTACGCCGGGCCATGGCCAAAAACATCTACAAAAAGCGCAAAAAACGCATTCTGGAGCACATTCACGAAGACGGCGACATCAACGAAGTTTTGTATACCGATATGCAGCTGGTATTGCCCAACGATATGCTCACCAAAGTAGACTTAATGTCGATGGCGAACAGTTTGGAGGTGCGCACGCCTTTTCTGGATTACAAGGTGGTAAACTTTGCTTTTAGTTTGCCGCAGGCGTCCAAAATAGATAAAAGCATGAAAAAGAAAATTGTGCAGGATGCTTTCCGGACAATGTTACCCGCCGAGTTGTACCAACGGCCCAAACACGGCTTTGAAGTGCCTTTGCTGAAATGGTTCCGGAACGAACTCAAAACCTTAATTACCGATGATTTGTTATCGGATGCATTTATTCATGCGCAGGATATTTTTAGCGTAAACGAAATCCGGAAGTTAAAAGAAAAGCTGTTTTCGGCGAACCCCGAAGATGTGCACGCCCGCATCTGGGCTTTAATCGTGTTCCAATATTGGTGGAAAAAGTGGATGGCCTAA
- the kdpA gene encoding potassium-transporting ATPase subunit KdpA, whose amino-acid sequence MNTELLSIIITYGLTLVLAIPLGKYIANVFKGERTFLDFLAPVERAILRFSGIDARRQMNWKQHLVALLTINMLWFVYALVILVTQGSLFLNPDGNPSMTPDLAFNTAISFLVNCNLQHYSGESGLTYLSQLGIITFLQFVSAATGIVALIVVFNALREKTTQNLGNFFDILLKATTRILIPLCLVIAAILAFNGTPTSFTGKDSLVTLQGDSVQVARGPAAGMIAIKHLGTNGGGWFGVNSAHPLENPNYLTNMTEMVAQVIIPLALIFALGFYLNRKKLAWVIYSVMTAGFLLFLIPTIIAETGGNPALEQMGIAQQMGNMEGKEIRFGATASAYWSAVTTIISTGSVNSMHDSFMPVSGLMQLLAMMTNAFYGGCGVGVLNYFIYLIIAVFISGLMVGRTPEFLGHKIEAREMKIAVLIALLHPFLILVGTALSTWTFVNYPQANWAVQPANWLNNPGFHGFSEMLYENTSAAANNGSGFEGLGDNNLFWNIVTGFILILGRFLPIIGPVAIAGLLAGKKFIPESAGTLRTDTSTFGIMTFAVIMIIAALAFFPALVVGPLAEYFTLH is encoded by the coding sequence ATGAATACTGAACTCCTCAGCATAATTATTACCTACGGCCTTACCTTGGTACTGGCCATTCCGCTCGGCAAATACATTGCTAACGTTTTTAAAGGCGAACGCACGTTCCTGGATTTTCTGGCGCCAGTAGAACGGGCCATCCTGCGCTTTTCCGGCATTGATGCCCGCCGCCAAATGAACTGGAAACAACACCTGGTTGCGCTGCTCACCATAAATATGCTGTGGTTTGTGTACGCGCTGGTAATATTGGTTACGCAAGGTAGCCTGTTCCTGAACCCCGACGGCAACCCGTCTATGACACCCGATTTGGCGTTTAACACCGCCATTAGCTTCTTGGTAAACTGCAATTTACAGCATTATTCCGGCGAAAGCGGCCTCACGTATTTATCGCAGTTGGGCATTATTACTTTTTTGCAGTTTGTGTCGGCGGCTACGGGTATTGTGGCTTTAATTGTGGTATTTAATGCTTTGCGCGAAAAAACCACGCAAAACCTGGGCAATTTTTTCGATATTTTATTAAAAGCAACTACCCGCATTTTAATACCGCTCTGTTTGGTAATAGCCGCTATTTTGGCCTTTAACGGTACGCCCACCAGTTTTACCGGCAAAGATAGTTTGGTTACCCTGCAAGGTGATAGCGTACAGGTTGCACGGGGCCCGGCGGCCGGCATGATTGCCATTAAACACCTGGGCACCAACGGCGGCGGCTGGTTTGGCGTTAATTCGGCGCACCCTTTAGAAAACCCCAATTACCTGACCAACATGACCGAAATGGTGGCGCAGGTCATTATTCCGCTGGCCTTAATATTTGCCCTGGGCTTTTACCTGAACCGCAAAAAACTGGCCTGGGTTATTTACAGCGTCATGACGGCGGGTTTCCTGTTGTTTTTAATCCCGACCATTATTGCCGAAACCGGCGGTAATCCGGCGCTAGAACAGATGGGCATCGCGCAGCAAATGGGCAACATGGAAGGCAAGGAAATCCGGTTTGGCGCCACAGCCTCGGCTTACTGGAGCGCCGTTACCACAATTATTTCTACGGGTTCGGTAAACAGCATGCACGATAGTTTTATGCCGGTTTCGGGGCTGATGCAACTCCTGGCCATGATGACCAACGCGTTTTACGGCGGCTGCGGCGTGGGCGTTCTCAATTATTTTATTTACCTGATTATTGCCGTGTTTATCTCGGGGCTGATGGTGGGCCGCACGCCGGAGTTTCTGGGGCATAAAATAGAAGCCCGCGAAATGAAAATTGCCGTGTTAATTGCCTTGCTGCACCCGTTCCTGATTTTAGTGGGCACCGCTTTATCGACCTGGACTTTTGTAAATTATCCGCAAGCCAATTGGGCCGTGCAACCCGCCAACTGGTTAAATAATCCGGGCTTTCATGGCTTTTCCGAAATGCTCTACGAAAATACGTCGGCGGCTGCCAACAATGGCTCTGGTTTTGAAGGTTTGGGCGATAATAATCTATTCTGGAACATTGTTACTGGCTTTATTTTAATCCTGGGCCGTTTCCTGCCGATTATTGGTCCGGTGGCGATTGCGGGTTTGCTGGCCGGTAAAAAATTCATCCCCGAAAGCGCTGGCACTTTGCGCACTGATACCAGCACCTTTGGTATCATGACTTTTGCCGTGATCATGATTATTGCGGCCCTGGCATTTTTCCCGGCTCTGGTAGTTGGTCCGCTGGCCGAATATTTCACCCTTCACTAA
- a CDS encoding C40 family peptidase, with product MQQREITRSYIVILLGVLLAMASCRSSKPTFSFGQKPSGMALDTSQRMLEKAFIKKSRKLDRVARRMERRNARYAKTHVDRKIAKVIQVARSYRGTPYRFGGTTRIGMDCSGLLCTSFKSINVTLPRNSTDQSKYGRTVRTSDIREGDLVFFGANKFSNKITHVGMVTDVKGKDQVMFIHASTSLGVIEDNLYSRYYQKIFIKAVRPKI from the coding sequence ATGCAGCAGAGAGAGATAACCAGATCGTATATTGTTATTTTATTGGGGGTTTTACTGGCCATGGCTTCCTGCCGTTCTAGTAAACCTACTTTTAGCTTTGGCCAAAAGCCTTCGGGCATGGCTCTGGATACCAGCCAGCGGATGCTGGAAAAAGCTTTTATTAAAAAATCGCGCAAACTCGACCGGGTAGCCCGCCGGATGGAACGCCGGAATGCCCGCTACGCCAAAACGCACGTCGACCGCAAAATAGCGAAAGTTATTCAGGTAGCCCGTTCTTACCGCGGCACGCCTTATCGTTTTGGGGGCACCACCCGCATTGGTATGGATTGCTCCGGTTTACTGTGTACTTCTTTTAAAAGCATTAATGTAACCTTGCCCCGCAACTCCACCGACCAAAGCAAATATGGCCGCACCGTACGCACCAGCGACATCCGGGAAGGCGACCTGGTGTTTTTTGGCGCCAACAAGTTTAGCAATAAAATTACGCACGTGGGCATGGTTACCGACGTAAAAGGCAAAGACCAGGTTATGTTTATTCATGCCTCTACTTCGCTGGGCGTAATCGAAGACAACTTATACTCCCGGTATTACCAGAAGATTTTTATAAAAGCGGTACGGCCAAAAATTTAA
- a CDS encoding UDP-glucose dehydrogenase family protein, whose amino-acid sequence MKIAVVGTGYVGLVTGTCLAEVGMDVTCIDIDVKKIENLKKGILPIYEPGLEEMVLRNTAQGRLHFSNDIESSIQDADVAFIAVGTPPGEDGSADLKYVLAVARSVGKYMNNYTVVVTKSTVPVGTAIKVKAAITEELALRNSYVEFDVASNPEFLKEGAAIDDFLKPDRIVVGVESARAEEVMRRLYKPFLLNGHPIIFMDVPSAEMTKYAANSMLATKISFMNDIANLCEIMGADVNMVRRGIGSDPRIGNKFIYPGIGYGGSCFPKDVKALIKTASENGYSMQILKAVESVNENQKSVLFNKVMDHFGGDIAGKTFALWGLSFKPKTDDMREAPSLVIIEKLLAAGANVRAYDPVAMEEAKHSLGDTIVFANDQHDALIDADALLIITEWPEFRTPNLKVLGKLMNDKVIFDGRNIYEAKEIQEAGFAYYCIGVKTNLHDVATV is encoded by the coding sequence ATGAAAATTGCAGTTGTAGGAACAGGCTATGTAGGCCTGGTTACCGGAACCTGTCTGGCCGAAGTGGGCATGGATGTTACCTGTATTGACATTGACGTAAAAAAAATTGAAAATTTGAAGAAAGGTATCCTGCCGATCTATGAGCCAGGATTAGAAGAAATGGTGTTACGGAACACTGCTCAAGGTCGCCTGCACTTTTCTAACGACATTGAATCGAGCATTCAGGATGCGGATGTTGCTTTTATCGCGGTAGGTACCCCTCCCGGCGAAGATGGCAGCGCTGATTTAAAATATGTATTGGCCGTTGCCCGCAGCGTTGGTAAATACATGAATAACTACACCGTGGTAGTAACCAAGAGCACCGTGCCGGTTGGTACTGCTATTAAAGTAAAAGCGGCTATCACCGAAGAATTAGCTCTCCGCAATTCTTACGTAGAGTTTGATGTGGCTTCTAACCCAGAATTCCTGAAGGAAGGCGCCGCAATCGACGACTTCCTGAAACCAGATCGTATTGTAGTGGGGGTTGAATCTGCCCGCGCCGAAGAAGTAATGCGCCGCTTGTACAAGCCTTTCTTGTTAAATGGTCACCCGATCATTTTCATGGACGTGCCTTCGGCCGAGATGACCAAATACGCTGCTAACTCCATGCTGGCTACTAAAATTTCTTTCATGAACGACATTGCCAACCTGTGCGAAATTATGGGTGCCGATGTAAACATGGTTCGGAGAGGCATTGGCAGCGACCCGCGGATTGGTAACAAATTTATCTACCCTGGTATTGGTTACGGCGGTTCTTGCTTCCCGAAAGACGTAAAAGCTTTAATTAAAACAGCTTCGGAGAACGGTTACAGCATGCAAATTTTAAAAGCGGTTGAATCGGTAAACGAAAACCAGAAGTCCGTTTTATTCAACAAAGTAATGGATCATTTTGGCGGCGACATTGCCGGTAAAACTTTTGCTTTGTGGGGCCTTTCTTTCAAACCAAAAACCGATGATATGCGCGAAGCGCCGTCTTTGGTAATTATCGAGAAATTATTAGCCGCTGGCGCTAACGTGCGGGCTTACGATCCGGTAGCGATGGAAGAAGCGAAACACAGCTTAGGCGATACCATCGTTTTCGCGAATGATCAGCACGATGCCTTAATTGATGCCGATGCTTTATTAATTATTACCGAGTGGCCGGAGTTCCGTACCCCGAACCTGAAAGTGTTAGGTAAGTTAATGAACGACAAAGTTATTTTCGATGGCCGAAATATTTATGAAGCTAAAGAAATCCAAGAAGCAGGATTTGCGTATTATTGCATCGGTGTGAAGACGAATCTTCACGATGTAGCAACCGTATAA
- a CDS encoding UDP-glucuronic acid decarboxylase family protein → MTRKRVLITGGAGFLGSHLCDRFIREGYHVIAMDNLITGDLSNIEHLFKLEQFEFYHHDVSKYVFVPGHLDYILHFASPASPIDYLRIPIQTLKVGSLGTHNLLGLAKNKGARMLIASTSEVYGDPEIHPQVEEYWGNVNPVGPRGCYDEAKRFQEAMTMAYHMHHGLETRIVRIFNTYGPRMRLDDGRVLPAFITQALRGEELSIFGDGSQTRSFCYVDDLIEGIYRLLLSDYPLPVNIGNPDEITIKEFAEEICNLTGVPLNLGYQPLPKDDPQKRRPDITKAKEILGWEPQISRSEGLKRTLEYFKQHV, encoded by the coding sequence ATGACAAGAAAACGCGTACTGATCACCGGCGGTGCCGGCTTTTTAGGGTCGCATCTCTGCGACCGCTTTATCCGGGAAGGTTACCATGTTATTGCCATGGATAACCTCATCACCGGTGATTTAAGTAACATTGAGCATTTATTTAAACTCGAGCAGTTCGAGTTTTACCACCACGATGTATCCAAGTACGTGTTTGTGCCGGGGCATCTGGATTACATCCTGCATTTTGCCTCGCCGGCCAGCCCCATTGATTATTTGCGTATTCCCATTCAGACCCTCAAAGTAGGGTCTTTGGGAACGCATAATCTGTTGGGTTTAGCTAAAAACAAAGGCGCCCGCATGTTAATTGCGTCTACCTCGGAGGTATACGGCGACCCGGAAATTCACCCGCAGGTAGAAGAGTACTGGGGCAACGTAAACCCGGTAGGCCCCCGGGGCTGTTACGACGAAGCCAAGCGGTTTCAGGAGGCCATGACCATGGCGTACCACATGCACCACGGTCTGGAAACCCGCATTGTCCGGATTTTTAATACCTACGGCCCGCGCATGCGCCTGGATGATGGCCGCGTATTGCCGGCCTTTATTACGCAAGCCTTACGGGGCGAAGAGTTATCGATTTTTGGCGATGGTTCGCAAACGCGTTCTTTCTGCTACGTCGATGATTTAATCGAAGGAATTTACCGCTTGTTACTCAGCGATTATCCGTTGCCGGTAAACATTGGGAACCCCGACGAAATTACCATTAAAGAGTTTGCCGAGGAAATCTGTAATTTAACCGGCGTGCCTTTAAACTTAGGCTACCAGCCATTGCCCAAAGATGATCCGCAAAAGCGCCGTCCGGATATTACCAAAGCCAAAGAAATTCTCGGTTGGGAACCTCAAATCTCCCGCTCCGAAGGTTTAAAACGCACCCTGGAGTATTTTAAGCAACACGTGTAA
- a CDS encoding potassium-transporting ATPase subunit F: MPVWPVSGCFLKPCLISSTFNHGPIMMTLLFFLALAVFGYLVYVLLRPEKF; encoded by the coding sequence TTGCCGGTCTGGCCTGTTTCGGGCTGTTTTTTAAAACCGTGTCTTATTTCGAGCACATTTAACCACGGCCCCATCATGATGACACTTTTGTTTTTCCTGGCTTTGGCCGTGTTTGGGTACCTGGTGTACGTGTTACTCCGGCCCGAAAAATTTTAA
- a CDS encoding TonB-dependent receptor, whose protein sequence is MKKYLLTILFLLLGTASLYAQVTTSSITGSVRDANGEALIGATVKATHQPSGTVYGTVTNVDGRFNIQNMRVGGPYAVEVSYIGFQTQTYNNISLALGVPYSLDARVGQSSTDLQEVEIVADRSDVFNANKTGAATNIGTQQIATLPTVTRSLEDFTRLTPQANGVGFAGRDNRYNNLQIDGANFNNAFGLSAQDLLPGGATRPISLDAVEEIQVNIAPYDVRQSGFTGAGINAITRSGNNNFSGSAYTFLRNQDLRGTKVGGAEVVNPDNRTLTYGARLGGPIIKNKLFFFANYEHEKETFPGITWVASRPGATGNVARTTVEDLERVRQHLISTYGYDPGAYENYANKFTNLSDRLIARLDWNINDKHKATLRYTYAEGTSDQVVNDNSGPNPRSSSSRVSTNSLVFSNSNFSFLNKISSLTGELNSTLTPKLSNQLLATYSHSQATRSFPGSRFPFVDIWKDGDQYMSFGTELFSGDNDLINDNYSFIDNVTYLAGKHTLTGGISYEQIEYGNKYLRMSTSYYRYASVDDFINNAQPTSYGITYPYGDPYESITFGLAGAYIQDRVAFTNRFDLTYGLRAELPLYLNDLGANPAVDNLQLLDQDGNATTYSSSRWPKQKVMFSPRVGFNYNVLEDGSLKLRGGTGIFAGRVPFVFLTNMAGGTGLTKNNLEPVPATALNTIRFNPEPLYWVQNGPQDVFLPTPSSGIPRSISVVDRDFKMPQIWRSSFGVDYVIPGTPLVATADVLYSKDIQGVYMYNANRKPATQQMNYAGDTRDFWGGSANANYTNATGSIAAVLSNTKKGHSFSSTVGVTLPNQNGFFGNVAYTYTQAKDITGNPGSAAASAWSNNYSVNDPNEQLLGISQYASPHRVVGSISYRKEYLNHLGTTVSLFYEGSHQGQGNGGRFAYTTRGDLNQDGVSLDLLYIPNNSSELNFAPITAGEVTFTPEQQRAAFDEFVNNSKVLKNSRGGYVERNNGLMPWLNRFDFRLLQDVFTNIGERRNTLQLSLDIQNVGNLLNSDWGVIQQLNGGSSFNYPLLNVASVTPEGVPTFQMITIRNENNQTVLPTSPFRNYLATTNTWRMQLGLRYSF, encoded by the coding sequence ATGAAGAAGTACTTACTCACTATCCTCTTCTTGTTATTGGGTACAGCCAGCCTGTACGCCCAGGTAACAACCAGTAGTATTACCGGTTCAGTAAGAGATGCGAACGGCGAAGCCTTAATTGGTGCTACCGTAAAAGCGACCCACCAGCCTTCGGGTACGGTGTATGGCACCGTTACCAACGTCGATGGCCGTTTTAACATTCAGAATATGCGGGTAGGTGGCCCCTACGCCGTAGAAGTAAGCTATATTGGCTTTCAGACGCAAACGTATAACAATATTTCCCTGGCATTAGGGGTACCTTACTCTTTGGACGCCCGCGTGGGCCAATCGAGCACCGACTTACAGGAAGTAGAAATTGTAGCGGACCGTTCCGATGTGTTTAACGCCAACAAAACCGGGGCTGCCACCAACATTGGTACCCAGCAAATTGCTACTTTGCCCACCGTAACCCGCAGCTTAGAAGATTTTACCCGTTTAACGCCCCAGGCCAACGGCGTAGGTTTTGCCGGCCGCGATAACCGCTATAACAACTTACAGATTGATGGCGCCAACTTTAACAACGCCTTTGGCTTAAGCGCCCAGGATTTATTGCCCGGTGGCGCTACCCGCCCGATTTCGTTGGATGCGGTAGAAGAAATTCAGGTAAACATTGCCCCTTACGACGTACGCCAATCTGGTTTTACCGGGGCCGGCATTAACGCCATTACCCGCAGCGGTAACAATAATTTCTCCGGTTCGGCTTATACTTTCCTCCGGAACCAGGATTTACGGGGCACCAAAGTAGGCGGCGCCGAAGTAGTAAACCCCGATAACCGCACCCTGACCTACGGTGCCCGTTTAGGCGGTCCTATTATTAAAAATAAATTATTCTTTTTTGCCAACTACGAACACGAGAAAGAAACTTTTCCGGGTATTACCTGGGTAGCCAGCCGACCAGGTGCTACCGGTAACGTAGCCCGTACTACCGTAGAAGATTTAGAACGGGTGCGCCAGCATTTAATTTCTACTTACGGCTACGACCCGGGGGCTTATGAAAATTACGCCAACAAGTTTACGAACCTCAGCGACCGTTTAATTGCCCGCCTGGACTGGAACATTAACGACAAGCACAAAGCCACGCTGCGTTATACTTACGCCGAAGGTACCAGCGACCAGGTAGTAAACGACAACTCCGGTCCGAACCCCCGCTCTTCTTCTTCCCGGGTGAGCACGAACTCTTTGGTTTTTTCTAACTCCAATTTCAGTTTTTTAAATAAAATCAGTTCCTTAACCGGTGAATTAAACAGCACTTTAACGCCTAAATTATCAAACCAGTTATTAGCCACTTACAGCCACAGCCAGGCTACCCGTTCTTTCCCCGGCAGCCGTTTCCCGTTTGTTGACATCTGGAAAGACGGCGACCAGTACATGAGTTTTGGTACCGAGCTGTTCTCCGGCGACAATGATTTGATTAACGATAATTACAGCTTTATCGATAACGTAACTTACTTAGCGGGCAAGCATACCCTTACCGGCGGTATCAGCTACGAGCAAATTGAGTACGGTAATAAATATTTACGGATGTCGACGTCGTATTACCGTTACGCTTCCGTGGATGATTTTATTAATAATGCCCAGCCAACTTCTTACGGCATTACTTACCCCTACGGCGACCCGTACGAGAGCATTACCTTTGGTTTAGCCGGCGCTTACATTCAGGACCGGGTAGCCTTTACCAACCGTTTTGATTTAACTTACGGCTTGCGGGCCGAACTACCGTTATACCTGAACGATTTAGGCGCGAACCCCGCGGTAGATAATTTACAATTGTTAGACCAGGATGGCAACGCCACAACCTACTCCAGCTCGCGTTGGCCGAAGCAAAAAGTTATGTTTTCGCCCCGCGTAGGCTTTAACTACAATGTTTTGGAAGATGGTTCTTTAAAATTACGCGGCGGAACCGGTATTTTTGCCGGCCGGGTACCGTTTGTATTTTTAACCAACATGGCCGGTGGTACCGGTTTAACCAAAAACAACTTAGAACCCGTTCCTGCTACTGCCCTAAATACCATCCGGTTTAATCCGGAGCCTTTGTATTGGGTACAGAATGGTCCGCAGGATGTGTTTTTACCAACGCCCAGCTCCGGTATTCCCAGAAGTATTTCTGTAGTAGATCGCGATTTTAAAATGCCGCAAATCTGGCGTTCGAGCTTTGGCGTAGATTATGTTATTCCGGGTACGCCTTTGGTTGCCACCGCCGATGTTTTATATTCTAAAGACATTCAAGGGGTATACATGTATAATGCCAACCGGAAACCGGCTACCCAGCAAATGAATTACGCCGGCGATACCCGGGATTTCTGGGGTGGTAGCGCCAATGCGAATTACACCAACGCTACCGGTAGCATTGCTGCCGTATTATCAAACACCAAAAAAGGCCATTCTTTTTCTTCTACCGTAGGAGTTACACTGCCTAACCAAAACGGCTTCTTTGGTAATGTGGCTTATACCTACACCCAGGCCAAAGATATTACCGGTAACCCTGGTTCAGCGGCAGCCTCGGCCTGGTCTAACAACTACTCCGTAAACGACCCGAACGAGCAACTGTTGGGCATTTCGCAGTACGCCAGCCCGCACCGGGTAGTAGGTAGCATTTCTTACCGCAAAGAATACCTGAACCATTTAGGCACTACCGTTTCTTTATTCTACGAAGGCTCGCACCAGGGCCAGGGCAATGGCGGTCGGTTTGCCTACACCACCCGCGGCGACCTGAACCAGGACGGCGTTAGCTTAGACTTATTATACATCCCGAATAATTCATCGGAGTTAAACTTTGCCCCCATTACTGCCGGCGAAGTTACTTTTACCCCCGAGCAGCAAAGAGCCGCCTTCGATGAGTTCGTGAACAACAGCAAAGTTTTAAAAAATAGCCGTGGCGGCTACGTAGAACGAAACAATGGCTTAATGCCGTGGTTAAACCGTTTCGATTTCCGGTTATTGCAAGATGTTTTCACCAACATCGGCGAGCGCCGGAATACCTTGCAGTTAAGCCTGGATATTCAGAACGTAGGCAACCTGCTTAATTCTGATTGGGGCGTAATTCAGCAATTAAACGGGGGCTCCAGCTTTAACTACCCGTTATTAAACGTGGCCAGCGTAACCCCCGAAGGCGTTCCTACTTTCCAGATGATTACCATCCGGAACGAGAACAACCAAACGGTATTACCTACCTCGCCTTTCCGGAATTATCTGGCAACTACCAATACCTGGCGCATGCAGTTAGGTTTGCGGTATAGTTTCTAA